A region from the Kribbella shirazensis genome encodes:
- a CDS encoding substrate-binding domain-containing protein has product MAERVRLIDVAREAGTSVSTVSRALNGSDLISPEVVAHVRAVAGQLGYRADKRAQEFKLGRPLTVGVTVPDLTNPFFSEVLKGLNAAARAGGYRLLIGESSEDPAEELRLVEELVDYSGALVLCSSRLNRAGLEKALAQPVPVVCINRTVKNAGVVAIDYRVASRLLLEHLTGLGHRRVLYVGGPATSWSDGERRRTLRRTARALDVTLDEVDGGWSGNHGYDAGPTVLHSRATAVITFNDLVGIGLLSWMYDNGVEVPSELSVASYDDIPIAAYSRPPLTSLRNERAKLGELAWQQLTKRLGGDDWPAPDLLAPELVVRASTGPARRRARIRAS; this is encoded by the coding sequence GTGGCGGAGCGGGTTCGGCTGATCGACGTGGCGCGCGAGGCGGGCACGTCGGTCTCGACCGTGTCGAGGGCGCTGAACGGTTCCGACCTGATCTCACCCGAGGTGGTCGCCCATGTCCGCGCGGTGGCCGGCCAGCTCGGGTACCGCGCGGACAAGCGGGCGCAGGAGTTCAAGCTCGGCCGCCCGCTGACCGTCGGCGTGACCGTGCCCGACCTGACGAACCCGTTCTTCTCCGAGGTCCTGAAAGGACTGAACGCCGCCGCGCGCGCCGGCGGCTACCGCCTGCTGATCGGCGAGAGCAGTGAGGATCCGGCCGAGGAGCTGCGGCTGGTCGAAGAGCTGGTCGACTACTCCGGTGCGCTGGTGCTGTGCAGTTCCCGGCTGAATCGCGCGGGGCTGGAGAAGGCGCTCGCGCAGCCGGTGCCGGTGGTCTGCATCAACCGCACCGTGAAGAACGCCGGTGTGGTCGCGATCGACTACCGCGTCGCCAGCCGGCTGCTGCTGGAGCACCTCACCGGTCTGGGCCATCGCCGGGTCCTGTACGTCGGCGGTCCGGCGACCTCCTGGTCCGACGGCGAGCGCCGCCGGACGTTGCGGCGTACGGCACGTGCCCTCGACGTGACGCTCGACGAGGTCGACGGCGGCTGGTCCGGGAACCACGGGTACGACGCCGGCCCGACCGTGCTGCACAGCCGGGCGACCGCGGTGATCACGTTCAACGACCTGGTCGGGATCGGGCTGCTGAGCTGGATGTACGACAACGGCGTCGAGGTCCCGTCCGAGCTGTCCGTCGCGTCGTACGACGACATTCCGATCGCGGCGTACTCGCGGCCGCCGCTGACGTCGCTGCGCAACGAGCGGGCCAAGCTGGGCGAGCTGGCCTGGCAGCAGCTCACCAAGCGGCTCGGCGGCGACGACTGGCCGGCGCCGGACCTGCTCGCGCCGGAGCTCGTGGTGCGGGCGAGCACCGGGCCGGCCCGGCGGAGGGCACGCATCCGCGCGAGCTGA
- a CDS encoding glycoside hydrolase family 28 protein: MPAPLRRRTVLFAGGAVLAGGATLGGGTAPAAAGPAPDAQVIEILSRIRPPLFPDRWYDVTDFGAVGDDATDCTAALRAAIEACHRDGGGHVVVPAGDYRTGAVHLLSRVDLHLKKGARLAFSHDPAAYLPVVPTRYEGTECYNYSAFVYAYGQRDIAVTGQGMLDGRADATHWWDWTGGPPPNEGPDKTTLLQMAAEGVPVEERVFGEGHYLRPNLLQFNRCENVLLDGITVKDSPMWNIHPVLCRNVTVRGVTVDSPHGPNNDGIDPESCTDVLIENCTISTGDDCIAFKSGKDADGRRVNVPSRYAVVRNCEMADGNGGVTAGSETSGGVMDIFVRDCRMSSPHLERAIRIKSNPQRGGTIANIDVRRVTVGQAADAAIEIVLNYANVITGAYPPDVHGITISQLTVASAPRALNLLGLTDDPLRDIHLHQCRFDAITEDNVIEHVEGLRLDQVWINGARVDN; encoded by the coding sequence ATGCCCGCCCCACTTCGTCGCCGTACTGTCCTGTTCGCCGGTGGAGCTGTTCTCGCCGGCGGAGCCACGCTCGGCGGCGGTACCGCCCCGGCCGCCGCCGGCCCCGCTCCCGACGCGCAGGTGATCGAGATCCTCAGCCGGATCCGCCCGCCGCTGTTCCCGGACCGCTGGTACGACGTGACCGACTTCGGTGCCGTCGGCGACGACGCCACCGACTGTACGGCGGCCCTCCGCGCGGCGATCGAGGCGTGTCACCGCGACGGCGGCGGGCATGTCGTCGTACCGGCCGGCGACTACCGGACCGGCGCGGTCCACCTGCTGAGCCGGGTCGACCTGCACCTGAAGAAGGGTGCGCGGCTCGCGTTCAGTCACGACCCGGCGGCGTACCTCCCTGTCGTGCCGACGCGCTACGAGGGGACCGAGTGCTACAACTACTCGGCCTTCGTCTACGCCTACGGGCAGCGCGACATCGCGGTCACCGGCCAGGGAATGCTCGACGGCCGCGCCGACGCCACGCACTGGTGGGACTGGACCGGCGGGCCGCCGCCGAACGAGGGACCCGACAAGACGACCCTGCTGCAGATGGCCGCGGAGGGTGTCCCGGTCGAGGAGCGCGTGTTCGGTGAGGGGCATTACCTGCGGCCGAACCTCCTGCAGTTCAACCGCTGCGAGAACGTCCTGCTCGACGGCATCACCGTCAAGGACTCCCCGATGTGGAACATCCACCCGGTGCTCTGCCGCAACGTCACCGTCCGCGGCGTCACCGTCGACAGTCCGCACGGCCCGAACAACGACGGCATCGACCCCGAGTCCTGCACCGACGTCCTGATCGAGAACTGCACGATCTCCACCGGTGACGACTGCATCGCGTTCAAGTCCGGCAAGGACGCCGACGGCCGCCGGGTGAACGTGCCGTCCCGGTACGCCGTCGTACGCAACTGCGAGATGGCCGACGGGAACGGCGGCGTGACGGCCGGCAGCGAGACCAGCGGCGGCGTCATGGACATCTTCGTCCGGGACTGCCGGATGAGCAGCCCGCACCTCGAGCGGGCGATCCGGATCAAGAGCAACCCGCAGCGCGGCGGGACGATCGCGAACATCGACGTACGGCGGGTCACCGTCGGACAGGCCGCGGACGCCGCGATCGAGATCGTGCTCAACTACGCCAACGTGATCACCGGCGCGTACCCGCCGGACGTGCACGGCATCACGATCAGCCAACTCACCGTGGCGTCCGCGCCGCGGGCCCTGAACCTGCTCGGCCTGACCGACGACCCGCTGCGCGACATCCACCTGCACCAGTGCCGCTTCGACGCGATCACCGAGGACAACGTGATCGAGCACGTCGAGGGCCTGCGCCTGGACCAGGTCTGGATCAACGGCGCCCGCGTCGACAACTGA
- a CDS encoding beta-galactosidase gives MLPPHVVLGTAYYPEYLPRSAGDRIAADLDLMVAAGLTAIRVGESVWSTWEPRDGVFDLEWIRPVLDGAAGRGIAVILGTPTYAVPPWLQRAHPEIAAERRSGVPVPWGIRQEIDYGQPAFRFHAERVVRRIVERYRDHPAVIGYQVDNEPGVLLAHNASAFQAFVDRLRREYGDVETLNEAWGLTYWSHRLSEWSELWRPDGNSTPSYDLAWRRFQAERTTEFIGWQAELVKALRRPGQFVTTCVAYDRPAVADVPLTSRLDVAAGNIYVDVQDGLARPARPSRLEPGWIGRSVAELFLAADRVYGSRGEPFLVTETNATAIGGSHQNRPPYDGQLRQLAWAMVARGARMIEYWHWHSINHGAETFWGGILGHSLEPGRVYREIAAVGAELAEAGSSVAELTPDVDVAVLWSNESDWALQFQPPLATPGGSPDKASYRTIVGAFYGGILDAGLRPGVVPVERLEAALSAPVVVAAGMYVAPDGLLDRLVEYARDGGHLIVGPRTGYADEEARPRVAPAPPRLGEAAGVTYQEFENLDSALPVTGLRGQATRWAETLIVDDAEVLASYQHPGGERRPIVTTKRCGAGRVTYVGTVPDTELAAALWTASYGESRLLAPSVTALSAVNAAGERLWFVHNWSGTAVVVEPPGFEQFELGPWDVRVLRESVQGEAQ, from the coding sequence ATGCTGCCGCCACATGTCGTGCTGGGGACGGCCTACTACCCGGAGTACCTGCCGCGTTCGGCCGGCGACCGGATCGCTGCCGACCTCGACCTGATGGTTGCGGCCGGCCTTACCGCGATCCGTGTCGGGGAGTCGGTCTGGTCGACCTGGGAGCCACGGGACGGCGTCTTCGACCTCGAATGGATCCGCCCGGTGCTCGACGGCGCGGCCGGGCGTGGGATCGCGGTGATCCTCGGGACGCCGACGTACGCCGTGCCGCCGTGGCTGCAACGAGCGCACCCGGAGATCGCGGCCGAGCGGCGCAGCGGTGTCCCGGTGCCGTGGGGGATCCGGCAGGAGATCGACTACGGGCAGCCCGCGTTCCGGTTCCATGCGGAGCGCGTGGTGCGCCGGATCGTCGAGCGGTACCGCGACCATCCGGCGGTGATCGGGTACCAGGTCGACAACGAGCCAGGTGTGCTGCTGGCGCACAACGCGTCCGCGTTCCAGGCGTTCGTCGACCGGCTGCGGCGTGAGTACGGTGATGTCGAGACGCTGAACGAGGCGTGGGGGCTGACGTACTGGTCGCATCGGTTGAGTGAGTGGTCGGAGCTCTGGCGCCCGGACGGGAACAGCACGCCGTCGTACGACCTGGCCTGGCGACGGTTCCAGGCGGAGCGGACGACCGAGTTCATCGGCTGGCAGGCGGAGCTGGTGAAGGCGTTGCGGCGCCCGGGACAGTTCGTGACGACCTGTGTGGCGTACGACCGGCCGGCCGTGGCCGACGTACCGCTGACCTCACGGCTGGATGTTGCCGCAGGCAACATCTACGTGGACGTCCAGGACGGGCTGGCGCGGCCGGCCCGGCCGTCGCGGCTCGAGCCCGGATGGATCGGGCGGAGCGTCGCCGAGCTGTTCCTGGCGGCGGACCGGGTGTACGGATCGCGGGGCGAGCCGTTCCTGGTGACCGAGACGAACGCCACCGCGATCGGCGGCTCGCACCAGAACCGGCCGCCGTACGACGGCCAGCTCCGGCAACTCGCCTGGGCGATGGTGGCGCGCGGCGCGCGGATGATCGAGTACTGGCACTGGCATTCGATCAACCACGGGGCGGAGACGTTCTGGGGCGGGATCCTCGGACACAGTCTGGAGCCGGGGCGGGTCTACCGCGAGATCGCCGCGGTCGGGGCCGAACTGGCGGAGGCCGGTTCGTCGGTTGCCGAGCTCACGCCGGACGTCGACGTCGCGGTGCTGTGGTCGAACGAGAGCGACTGGGCGCTGCAGTTCCAGCCGCCTCTGGCCACGCCTGGAGGTTCGCCGGACAAGGCGTCGTACCGGACGATCGTGGGGGCGTTCTACGGCGGGATCCTGGACGCCGGCCTCCGGCCCGGGGTGGTGCCGGTCGAGCGGCTCGAGGCTGCGTTGTCCGCGCCTGTGGTGGTCGCGGCGGGGATGTATGTCGCGCCGGATGGCTTGCTGGATCGCCTGGTCGAGTACGCGCGCGACGGCGGGCACCTGATCGTCGGGCCGCGGACGGGATACGCGGACGAGGAGGCGCGGCCGCGGGTCGCACCGGCACCGCCGCGGCTGGGCGAAGCGGCGGGCGTGACGTACCAGGAGTTCGAGAACCTGGACTCCGCGCTGCCGGTGACTGGGCTTCGCGGGCAAGCGACGCGGTGGGCGGAGACGTTGATCGTTGACGATGCCGAGGTGCTGGCGTCGTACCAGCATCCGGGTGGTGAGCGCCGGCCGATCGTCACGACCAAGCGCTGCGGTGCCGGGCGGGTGACGTATGTCGGGACCGTGCCGGATACGGAGTTGGCGGCCGCATTGTGGACGGCGTCGTACGGCGAGTCGCGGTTGTTGGCGCCGTCGGTCACCGCGTTGTCGGCGGTGAACGCCGCGGGCGAGCGGCTGTGGTTCGTGCACAACTGGTCCGGGACGGCGGTGGTTGTCGAGCCGCCCGGGTTCGAGCAGTTCGAGTTGGGTCCGTGGGACGTCCGGGTGCTCAGGGAGAGCGTCCAGGGGGAGGCACAGTGA
- a CDS encoding glycoside hydrolase family 28 protein, producing the protein MRPTRRQLLATGLGGVVAAGIGLPAAADPSADPSADPSVEGLVRSRIRPPLFRDAWFPITQYGATPEDATAGIAAAISACHRAGGGHVVVPPGVWHTGAINLLSYVDLHLEEGATLRFSTDPAAYLPVVRTRWQSVELYNYSSLIRAEGQTGIGITGKGVLDGAGDNEHWWYWIGSGQYGWHTGLPNQRADWAELERMNNEQIPLEERVFGAGHYLRPSFIQPFRCEGVLIEGVTVKDSPMWTIHPLECRNVTVRGVTVENLGPNGDGCNPESCTDVLIRDCTFATHDDCIAIKSGRDADGRRLGMPSRGIIVEDCTFVSGGAAVAVGSEMSGGVADVFVRRLSAPADPAADEAYLQWLLCVKSTSTRGGYVHTVDVRDVDSRAWMYRPLEITFSYQGGGDQSLFPDVRDIRLDAVRVARAERAYRVVGAQTQHIRSVAISNSRFDEVAAEAVVQYADDVTIRNVWIGQT; encoded by the coding sequence ATGCGTCCCACCCGCCGTCAGCTGCTCGCCACCGGTCTCGGAGGTGTTGTTGCCGCAGGCATCGGATTGCCCGCTGCTGCCGATCCGAGTGCCGATCCGAGTGCCGATCCGAGTGTCGAAGGTCTGGTCCGGTCCAGGATCCGGCCGCCGCTGTTCCGTGACGCCTGGTTCCCGATCACGCAGTACGGCGCCACGCCCGAGGACGCCACCGCGGGCATCGCCGCCGCGATCTCCGCCTGCCACCGGGCCGGCGGCGGGCACGTCGTCGTACCGCCCGGAGTGTGGCACACCGGTGCGATCAACCTGCTGAGTTACGTCGACCTGCACCTGGAGGAGGGAGCGACGCTGCGGTTCAGTACGGATCCGGCGGCGTACCTGCCGGTCGTGCGGACCCGGTGGCAGAGCGTCGAGCTCTACAACTACTCGTCGCTGATCCGCGCCGAGGGCCAGACCGGAATCGGGATCACCGGCAAGGGCGTGCTCGACGGCGCCGGCGACAACGAGCACTGGTGGTACTGGATCGGCAGCGGACAGTACGGCTGGCACACCGGCCTGCCGAACCAGCGCGCCGACTGGGCCGAGCTGGAGCGGATGAACAACGAGCAGATCCCGCTCGAGGAGCGCGTGTTCGGCGCGGGGCACTATCTGCGGCCGAGCTTCATCCAGCCGTTCCGCTGCGAGGGCGTGCTGATCGAGGGCGTGACCGTCAAGGACTCGCCGATGTGGACCATCCACCCGCTCGAGTGCCGCAATGTCACCGTGCGTGGCGTCACGGTCGAGAACCTGGGTCCGAACGGCGACGGCTGCAACCCGGAGTCCTGTACCGACGTCCTGATTCGCGACTGCACGTTCGCGACCCACGACGACTGCATCGCGATCAAGTCCGGCCGGGACGCCGACGGCCGCCGGCTCGGGATGCCGTCGCGCGGGATCATCGTCGAGGACTGCACGTTCGTCAGCGGTGGCGCCGCGGTGGCTGTCGGTAGTGAGATGAGCGGCGGTGTCGCGGACGTCTTCGTCCGGCGGTTGTCCGCGCCGGCCGACCCGGCCGCGGACGAGGCCTACCTGCAATGGCTGCTGTGCGTGAAGTCCACTTCGACACGCGGTGGCTATGTCCACACTGTCGATGTCCGCGACGTGGATTCGCGAGCGTGGATGTATCGTCCATTGGAGATCACTTTCAGCTACCAGGGAGGTGGCGACCAGTCGTTGTTCCCCGATGTGCGTGACATCCGCTTGGATGCGGTCCGGGTGGCCCGGGCCGAGCGGGCGTACCGCGTCGTGGGGGCGCAGACGCAGCACATCCGGTCGGTGGCGATCAGCAACAGCCGGTTCGACGAGGTCGCGGCGGAGGCTGTCGTACAGTACGCCGACGACGTGACGATCCGGAACGTGTGGATCGGCCAGACTTAG
- a CDS encoding glycoside hydrolase family 2 TIM barrel-domain containing protein, with translation MRYFEDLTPSTGAREPRAWLRSSRPRLSLNGRWQFRLWPTAPDGEPRPDGWGELEVPGHWVLQGHDRPRYTNTAFPFPIDPPYAPDANPTGDHFRWFDLPDNWPADGAVLRFEGVDSCFKVWVNGVEAGTAKGSRLPSEFTVGHLLRPGRNSLAVRVHQWSSGSYLEDQDMWWLPGIFRDVTLLARPLIDDVFVHASYDHLTGAGTLRVETVVEGAPDAVVRVPELGVVAEPGVPVTVPVVEPWSAELPRLYDATVEVPGETVELRIGFRTVAMVDGVFTANGRPLFFRGVNRHEHDERRGRAMTVEAMRQDLVLMKQHNVNAVRTAHYPPHPAFLDLCDELGLWVIDECDIETHGFIYTDWRGNPADDPAWAPMMLDRMRRMVERDKNHPSVVIWSLANESHRGRNFGELAAWTRDRDPGRAVFYERDRTYEFSDFYSLMYPPLEDLEAIGTRTEDVPEETAGDPSLEARRRALPFVLAEYAHAMGNGPGGLADYQRILERYPRLQGGFLWEWIDHGLLLPGATDHVYGGDFGEQLHGANFCIDGLLFPDRTPSPGLTEYKKVIEPVRITGPDPLVVHNHRTFTGVDDLEFLWSVAEDGVEVDAGRLDVPDVPPGESIELGLVLPASSGVERVLTVRAVLAKDEAWATAGHEVAWAQFVLEEPAVVAVPAGPVVESGDVLRLGGGEFDRSTGRLTRLFGQEVDGPVLDLWRAPTDNDNGQGGRNGVTQEWRAAGLDRLLHRVDTVDVVDDELVVRTRVAPEGLGVGVRTTYRWSADEDVLRLTVDVEPEGEWGGTAVTPRCGSWPRVGVRMTLPQAMEKVRWYGGGPGEAYADSREAARVGLYTRTVDDLQTPYVVPQENGARVDVRWAELTDAEGNGVRVTGAPHFQLTARRWTTEDLEAARHRSDLTPRDHIYLNLDLAQTGLGSASCGPAATAPHILEVAPYTFTLHFRPVPSPDPRTKAD, from the coding sequence GTGAGGTACTTCGAGGATCTGACGCCGAGCACCGGGGCCCGGGAGCCGCGCGCGTGGCTGAGGTCGTCCCGGCCGCGCCTGAGCCTGAACGGCCGCTGGCAGTTCAGGTTGTGGCCGACCGCTCCGGACGGTGAGCCGCGTCCGGACGGCTGGGGTGAGCTGGAGGTTCCGGGGCACTGGGTGCTGCAGGGGCACGATCGGCCGCGGTACACGAACACGGCGTTCCCGTTCCCGATCGATCCGCCGTACGCACCGGACGCGAATCCGACCGGCGACCACTTCCGCTGGTTCGACCTGCCGGACAACTGGCCGGCGGACGGCGCCGTACTGCGCTTCGAGGGCGTCGACTCGTGCTTCAAGGTGTGGGTGAACGGCGTCGAGGCCGGCACCGCGAAGGGAAGCCGCCTGCCGAGCGAGTTCACCGTCGGCCACCTGCTGCGACCGGGGCGGAACTCACTGGCGGTGCGGGTACACCAGTGGTCGTCGGGTTCGTACCTCGAGGACCAGGACATGTGGTGGCTCCCGGGGATCTTCCGGGACGTCACGTTGCTCGCGCGGCCGCTGATCGACGACGTCTTCGTGCACGCGTCGTACGACCATCTGACCGGGGCGGGGACACTGCGGGTGGAGACGGTTGTTGAAGGGGCGCCCGACGCCGTGGTGCGGGTTCCCGAGTTGGGGGTGGTGGCCGAGCCCGGCGTGCCGGTGACTGTTCCGGTGGTGGAGCCGTGGTCGGCCGAGCTGCCGCGGTTGTACGACGCGACGGTCGAGGTGCCGGGGGAGACGGTCGAGCTGCGGATCGGGTTCCGGACCGTGGCGATGGTGGACGGGGTGTTCACCGCGAACGGGCGGCCGCTGTTCTTCCGCGGCGTGAACCGTCACGAACACGACGAGCGGCGCGGCCGGGCGATGACGGTCGAGGCAATGCGGCAGGACCTGGTGCTGATGAAGCAGCACAACGTCAACGCCGTACGGACCGCCCACTATCCGCCGCATCCCGCATTCCTCGACCTGTGCGACGAGCTGGGGCTGTGGGTGATCGACGAGTGCGACATCGAGACGCACGGCTTCATCTACACCGACTGGCGCGGCAATCCGGCCGACGACCCGGCGTGGGCGCCGATGATGCTGGACCGGATGCGGCGGATGGTCGAACGCGACAAGAACCACCCGAGCGTCGTGATCTGGTCGCTCGCCAACGAGAGCCACCGCGGGCGGAACTTCGGTGAGCTGGCGGCGTGGACCCGGGACCGGGACCCGGGCCGGGCGGTGTTCTACGAACGGGACCGGACGTACGAGTTCTCGGACTTCTACAGCCTGATGTACCCGCCGCTGGAGGACCTGGAGGCGATCGGGACCCGGACGGAGGACGTACCGGAGGAGACCGCCGGCGACCCTTCGCTGGAGGCGAGGCGCCGCGCGCTGCCGTTCGTCCTCGCCGAGTACGCACATGCGATGGGCAACGGGCCCGGTGGTCTCGCCGACTACCAGCGGATCCTGGAGCGCTATCCGCGGTTGCAGGGCGGGTTCCTGTGGGAGTGGATCGACCACGGTCTTCTGTTGCCTGGGGCAACCGACCATGTGTACGGCGGTGACTTCGGCGAGCAGCTGCACGGGGCGAACTTCTGTATCGACGGGTTGCTGTTCCCGGACCGTACGCCGTCGCCGGGCCTGACGGAGTACAAGAAGGTCATCGAGCCGGTGCGCATCACCGGGCCGGATCCGCTCGTCGTCCACAACCATCGGACGTTCACGGGCGTGGACGATCTGGAGTTCCTGTGGTCGGTGGCCGAGGACGGTGTCGAGGTGGACGCCGGCCGGTTGGATGTTCCTGATGTCCCGCCGGGGGAGTCGATCGAGCTGGGGCTTGTTCTGCCTGCGTCTTCCGGGGTGGAGCGGGTGCTGACTGTACGCGCGGTGCTGGCGAAGGACGAGGCGTGGGCCACGGCGGGGCATGAGGTTGCCTGGGCGCAGTTCGTACTGGAGGAGCCAGCTGTGGTGGCTGTTCCGGCTGGTCCCGTGGTTGAGAGCGGGGACGTACTGCGGCTTGGTGGGGGTGAGTTCGACCGTAGTACTGGGCGGCTGACTCGACTGTTCGGGCAGGAGGTCGATGGGCCGGTGCTGGACCTGTGGCGTGCTCCGACCGACAACGACAACGGGCAGGGCGGGCGGAACGGCGTCACCCAGGAGTGGCGCGCCGCCGGGCTCGACAGGCTGCTGCACCGGGTCGACACGGTCGACGTGGTGGACGACGAGCTGGTCGTCCGGACGCGGGTGGCGCCTGAAGGGCTGGGCGTCGGCGTGCGTACGACGTACCGGTGGAGCGCTGATGAGGACGTGCTGCGGTTGACCGTGGACGTGGAGCCGGAGGGGGAGTGGGGCGGTACTGCGGTCACACCGCGCTGCGGGAGCTGGCCGCGGGTCGGCGTACGAATGACGTTGCCTCAGGCAATGGAGAAGGTGCGCTGGTACGGCGGCGGGCCGGGTGAGGCGTACGCCGACAGTCGCGAGGCGGCCCGTGTCGGCCTGTACACGCGAACCGTCGACGATTTGCAGACGCCGTACGTCGTCCCGCAGGAGAACGGTGCCCGCGTCGACGTCCGCTGGGCCGAACTGACCGATGCCGAGGGCAATGGTGTCCGCGTGACCGGTGCCCCACACTTCCAGCTCACCGCGCGCCGCTGGACCACGGAGGACCTGGAAGCAGCCCGCCACCGCTCGGACCTGACCCCTCGCGACCACATCTACCTCAACCTGGACCTAGCCCAAACCGGCCTAGGCTCAGCCTCCTGCGGCCCAGCCGCCACAGCCCCACACATCCTGGAAGTCGCGCCCTACACCTTCACCCTGCACTTCCGCCCAGTCCCATCGCCCGATCCCCGGACCAAGGCCGACTGA
- a CDS encoding glycoside hydrolase family 28 protein — protein sequence MDDLTRKNFLRLGAAAALAGTATSLGAGPAAAGGASGAGAGGAGAGSGSAGGGGAAAEFGSSADLDPGPGWGHVGHILSTIRPPQFPDRDFSITTFGAVPDATTLATDAIAKAIAACHNAGGGRVVVPAGTFLTGAIHLRSNVNLHVSAGATLLFSSDPEQYLPVVLTRFEGQELMNYSPFIYARDCENIALTGSGTLDGGGTWETWWSWTGPGGADAQTLQKMVADGVPVKDRVFGPGHHLRAAFIETQSCRNVLIEGLTILRSPFWEVHPVLSRNVTVRGLTIDTRGPNNDGVNPESSQYVHIQDCTFNCGDDCIAIKSGKGADGLRINVPSENILIEDCTMNIRYGAITIGSEMTGGVRNVFVRNCTLGSPYLYFGLYIKTNSVRGGFAENIYLRDLEISNLTKEVVSCNFYRSEGDVGPLTPRVRNVELRNITVGHARNAFSIFGYPRSPIQDFRLIDCTYTSIDSPSSIQDTQLTFQNFTVNGQLITDPAQLL from the coding sequence ATGGATGACCTGACTCGGAAGAACTTCCTCCGCCTGGGCGCCGCCGCAGCCCTCGCCGGCACGGCTACGAGCCTCGGCGCCGGCCCGGCCGCCGCCGGCGGCGCGAGCGGTGCGGGCGCGGGTGGCGCGGGCGCGGGAAGCGGCAGTGCGGGAGGCGGTGGTGCGGCGGCGGAGTTCGGTTCTTCGGCCGACCTCGACCCGGGGCCCGGGTGGGGGCATGTCGGGCACATTCTGTCCACCATCCGGCCGCCGCAGTTCCCGGATCGCGACTTCTCGATCACGACCTTCGGCGCGGTCCCCGACGCCACCACCCTGGCGACCGACGCGATCGCGAAGGCGATCGCGGCCTGTCACAACGCCGGCGGCGGGCGGGTCGTCGTACCGGCCGGGACCTTCCTGACCGGCGCGATCCACCTGAGGTCGAACGTCAACCTGCACGTGTCCGCAGGCGCGACGCTGCTCTTCAGCAGCGACCCGGAGCAGTACCTCCCGGTCGTCCTGACCCGGTTCGAGGGCCAGGAGCTGATGAACTACTCGCCGTTCATCTACGCGCGCGACTGCGAGAACATCGCGCTCACCGGCAGCGGCACGCTCGACGGCGGCGGGACCTGGGAGACCTGGTGGTCCTGGACGGGCCCGGGCGGTGCGGACGCGCAGACGCTGCAGAAGATGGTGGCCGACGGCGTGCCGGTGAAGGACCGCGTGTTCGGCCCCGGGCACCATCTGCGCGCCGCGTTCATCGAGACGCAGTCCTGCCGCAACGTGCTGATCGAGGGCCTGACGATCCTGCGGTCGCCGTTCTGGGAGGTGCACCCGGTGCTGTCCCGCAACGTCACGGTCCGGGGCTTGACCATCGACACCCGCGGCCCGAACAACGACGGCGTCAACCCGGAGAGTTCGCAGTACGTCCACATCCAGGACTGCACGTTCAACTGCGGCGACGACTGCATCGCGATCAAGTCCGGCAAGGGCGCCGACGGCCTGCGGATCAACGTGCCGTCGGAGAACATCCTGATCGAGGACTGCACGATGAACATCCGCTACGGCGCGATCACGATCGGCAGCGAGATGACCGGCGGCGTCCGGAACGTGTTCGTCCGCAACTGCACGCTGGGCAGCCCGTACCTGTACTTCGGCCTGTACATCAAGACGAACTCGGTCCGCGGCGGCTTCGCCGAGAACATCTACCTGCGCGACCTCGAGATCTCCAACCTGACCAAGGAAGTCGTGTCCTGCAACTTCTACCGCAGCGAGGGCGACGTCGGCCCGCTGACGCCGCGGGTGCGCAACGTCGAGCTGCGCAACATCACCGTCGGCCATGCGCGCAACGCGTTCTCGATCTTCGGCTACCCGCGGTCGCCGATCCAGGACTTCCGCCTGATCGACTGCACCTACACCAGCATCGACTCACCGAGCTCGATCCAGGACACCCAGCTGACGTTCCAGAACTTCACGGTCAACGGGCAGCTCATCACCGACCCGGCGCAGCTCCTGTGA